A genomic region of Streptomyces diastaticus subsp. diastaticus contains the following coding sequences:
- a CDS encoding FAD-dependent oxidoreductase: MRERLVVIGGDAAGMSAASQARRLKDPDALEIVAFERGHHASYSACGIPYWVGGDVDGPDQLVARTPEEHRARQIDLRMRTEVTEIDVAGGRVRSRRLPDGQEVWTGYDKLVIATGARPVRPPLPGIDAPGVHGVQTLDDGQALLDTLRQTGGRRAVVVGAGYIGVEMAEALLRRDYQVTLLNRAPEPMTTLDPDMGELVHEAVTGLGVQLVDEAEVTEIRTDVQGRARAVVTSDAEYPADVVVLGIGVRPETALAEAAGLPLGDSGGLLTDQAMRVRGHSDIWAGGDCVEVLDLVAGRQRHVPLGTHANKQGQVIGTNVGGGYATFPGVVGTAVSKVCDLEIARTGLLEAQAREVGFQFVTVRVESTSRAGYFPGAASMTVKMLAERRTGRLLGTQIVGREGAGKRVDVAAVALTAGMTVEQMTALDLGYAPPFSPVWDPVLVAARKATRAVRADAAG; this comes from the coding sequence ATGAGAGAGCGACTGGTGGTCATCGGTGGGGACGCGGCGGGGATGTCCGCCGCGTCGCAGGCGCGCAGGCTCAAGGACCCGGACGCGCTGGAGATCGTCGCCTTCGAGCGCGGGCACCACGCCTCGTACTCGGCGTGCGGCATCCCGTACTGGGTGGGTGGCGACGTGGACGGTCCGGACCAGTTGGTCGCGCGGACGCCCGAGGAGCACCGGGCCCGCCAGATCGACCTGCGGATGCGGACCGAGGTCACCGAGATCGACGTGGCCGGCGGCCGGGTCAGGTCGCGGCGGCTGCCGGACGGGCAGGAGGTGTGGACCGGCTACGACAAGCTGGTCATCGCCACCGGGGCCCGCCCGGTGCGGCCCCCGCTGCCCGGCATCGACGCGCCCGGGGTGCACGGCGTCCAGACCCTCGACGACGGGCAGGCCCTGCTGGACACCCTCCGGCAGACCGGCGGGCGGCGCGCGGTGGTGGTCGGCGCCGGGTACATCGGCGTGGAGATGGCCGAGGCCCTGCTGCGGCGCGACTACCAGGTGACGCTGCTCAACCGGGCGCCGGAGCCGATGACGACCCTCGACCCGGACATGGGCGAGCTGGTGCACGAGGCGGTCACCGGGCTCGGTGTCCAGCTGGTCGACGAGGCCGAGGTCACCGAGATCCGCACCGACGTGCAGGGCCGCGCCCGCGCCGTGGTCACCTCGGACGCCGAGTACCCGGCGGACGTGGTGGTGCTGGGCATCGGCGTACGGCCCGAGACGGCGCTGGCCGAGGCGGCCGGGCTGCCGCTGGGCGACTCCGGCGGCCTCCTCACCGACCAGGCGATGCGGGTACGGGGCCACAGCGACATCTGGGCGGGCGGCGACTGCGTGGAGGTGCTGGACCTGGTGGCGGGCCGCCAGCGGCACGTCCCGCTGGGCACGCACGCCAACAAGCAGGGCCAGGTCATCGGCACCAACGTGGGCGGCGGGTACGCCACCTTCCCCGGTGTCGTGGGCACGGCCGTCAGCAAGGTCTGCGACCTGGAGATCGCCCGGACGGGGCTGCTGGAGGCCCAGGCGCGCGAGGTCGGCTTCCAGTTCGTCACGGTGAGGGTGGAGTCGACCAGCAGGGCCGGGTACTTCCCCGGGGCGGCGTCGATGACCGTGAAGATGCTGGCCGAGCGGCGTACCGGGCGGCTGCTGGGCACCCAGATCGTGGGCCGCGAGGGCGCGGGCAAGCGGGTGGACGTCGCGGCGGTGGCGCTGACGGCCGGGATGACGGTCGAGCAGATGACCGCGCTCGACCTCGGCTACGCCCCGCCCTTCTCCCCGGTCTGGGACCCGGTCCTGGTCGCGGCCCGCAAGGCGACCCGGGCGGTACGGGCGGACGCGGCGGGCTGA
- the hemE gene encoding uroporphyrinogen decarboxylase has translation MSANDRPTGQPTAPHDSAFLKACRREPVPHTPVWFMRQAGRSLPEYRKVREGIAMLDSCMRPELVTEITLQPVRRHGVDAAIYFSDIVVPLKAIGIDLDIKPGIGPVVEQPIRTRADLARLRDLTPEDVWYVTEAIGLLTAELGATPLIGFAGAPFTLASYLVEGGPSRNHEHTKALMYGDPELWADLLDRLAEITTSFLKVQIEAGASAVQLFDSWVGALAPADYRRSVMPASRKVFDAVAGYGVPRIHFGVGTGELLGLMSEAGADVVGADWRLPLDEAARRIGPGKAVQGNLDPAVLFAPTEAVRAKTGEVLEAAAGLESHIFNLGHGVLPDTAPDALTRLVEDVHTRTAR, from the coding sequence GTGAGCGCCAATGACCGCCCGACGGGCCAGCCGACCGCACCCCACGATTCCGCCTTCCTGAAGGCGTGCCGGCGTGAGCCGGTGCCGCACACCCCGGTGTGGTTCATGCGGCAGGCGGGCCGCTCACTGCCCGAGTACCGCAAGGTCCGCGAGGGCATCGCGATGCTCGACTCCTGCATGCGGCCCGAACTGGTCACCGAGATCACCCTCCAGCCGGTCCGCCGCCACGGCGTCGACGCCGCCATCTACTTCAGCGACATCGTGGTCCCGCTCAAGGCCATCGGCATCGACCTCGACATCAAGCCGGGCATCGGCCCCGTCGTCGAGCAGCCGATCCGCACCCGCGCCGACCTGGCCCGGCTGCGCGACCTGACCCCCGAGGACGTCTGGTACGTCACCGAGGCCATCGGGCTGCTCACCGCCGAACTGGGCGCCACCCCGCTCATCGGCTTCGCCGGAGCCCCGTTCACCCTCGCGAGCTACCTGGTCGAGGGCGGACCCAGCCGCAACCACGAGCACACCAAGGCGCTCATGTACGGCGACCCGGAGCTCTGGGCCGACCTGCTCGACCGGCTCGCCGAGATCACCACGAGCTTCCTCAAGGTGCAGATCGAGGCCGGCGCCTCCGCCGTCCAGCTCTTCGACTCCTGGGTCGGCGCGCTGGCCCCCGCGGACTACCGCCGCTCGGTCATGCCCGCCTCCCGCAAGGTCTTCGACGCGGTCGCCGGGTACGGCGTGCCGCGCATCCACTTCGGCGTCGGCACCGGCGAACTCCTCGGCCTGATGTCCGAGGCCGGGGCCGACGTGGTCGGCGCCGACTGGCGCCTCCCGCTGGACGAGGCCGCCCGCCGGATCGGTCCGGGCAAGGCCGTCCAGGGCAACCTCGACCCGGCCGTGCTCTTCGCGCCCACCGAGGCGGTCCGCGCCAAGACCGGCGAGGTGCTGGAGGCCGCCGCGGGGCTGGAGAGCCACATCTTCAACCTCGGCCACGGCGTCCTGCCCGACACCGCTCCCGACGCCCTGACCCGCCTCGTCGAGGACGTCCACACGCGCACCGCCCGCTGA
- a CDS encoding DUF3000 domain-containing protein — protein MAAAQGHLSDGTDGTDGTGGARGPGEGADDAPPGFRAAVRALREARLRPEIEVEATPPPRRLAPFAYALEAAVVEDGEDLSDGRLVLLHDPAGHDAWKGTFRLVTLVRAELEPEMAADPLLPEVCWSWLTGAFQARGLVHGEPSGTVTRASSHHFGGLSARRPASQIEIRASWTPQEESGGAPDTAGHLTAWSDLLARIAGLPPVAATDSSVVSLPQRRGPRPQG, from the coding sequence ATGGCTGCGGCTCAGGGACACCTTTCGGACGGCACTGACGGCACGGACGGCACGGGCGGCGCGCGAGGGCCCGGAGAGGGGGCGGACGACGCTCCACCGGGCTTCCGCGCGGCGGTCCGGGCCCTGCGGGAGGCCCGGCTCCGTCCGGAGATCGAGGTGGAGGCGACGCCCCCGCCCCGGCGGCTGGCGCCGTTCGCGTACGCGCTGGAGGCGGCGGTGGTCGAGGACGGCGAGGACCTCTCCGACGGCCGGCTCGTCCTGCTCCACGACCCGGCCGGGCACGACGCCTGGAAGGGCACGTTCCGTCTGGTCACGCTGGTCCGGGCGGAGCTGGAGCCGGAGATGGCGGCCGACCCGCTCCTGCCGGAGGTCTGCTGGTCCTGGCTGACCGGCGCCTTCCAGGCCCGCGGCCTGGTCCACGGGGAGCCGAGCGGCACGGTCACCCGCGCCTCCTCGCACCACTTCGGCGGCCTCTCGGCACGCCGCCCGGCCTCCCAGATCGAGATCCGCGCCTCCTGGACCCCGCAGGAGGAGTCGGGCGGCGCCCCCGACACGGCGGGCCACCTGACCGCCTGGTCCGACCTGCTGGCCCGGATCGCGGGGCTGCCGCCGGTCGCGGCCACGGACTCGTCGGTCGTGTCACTGCCCCAGCGACGGGGGCCACGCCCCCAGGGGTGA
- a CDS encoding response regulator transcription factor: MSVLLEQPASLVAYRPNKPTAMVVVADQRVRSTVTRHLWALGVRDVIEASSIAEARPRIGNPRDICVADVHLPDGSGLTLLSETRAAGWPNGLALSAADDIGAVRNALAGGVKGYVVTGTRTNIGLPTRPGAAPIGSAAARMHRRPPGAPSHPGGYRELSGREVEVLRLVAEGQSNKAIGVSMGLSALTVKSHLARIARKLGTGDRAGMVAVALRTGIIH; encoded by the coding sequence GTGTCCGTTCTTCTCGAGCAGCCCGCAAGCCTGGTCGCCTACCGCCCGAACAAGCCGACGGCCATGGTCGTCGTCGCCGACCAGCGTGTCCGTTCCACGGTCACCCGCCACCTGTGGGCGCTCGGCGTTCGCGATGTCATCGAGGCATCGTCCATTGCGGAGGCCCGCCCCCGAATCGGCAACCCGCGCGACATCTGCGTCGCCGACGTCCACCTTCCCGACGGTTCGGGACTGACCCTGCTCTCCGAGACCCGCGCGGCGGGCTGGCCCAACGGCCTGGCCCTCTCCGCCGCCGACGACATCGGCGCGGTGCGCAACGCCCTCGCCGGAGGCGTCAAGGGGTACGTCGTCACCGGTACGCGTACCAACATCGGGCTCCCCACCCGCCCCGGCGCCGCCCCGATCGGCTCCGCCGCCGCCCGTATGCACCGCCGTCCCCCGGGTGCCCCGAGCCACCCGGGCGGTTACCGCGAACTGTCCGGCCGTGAGGTCGAGGTGCTGCGGCTGGTGGCGGAGGGCCAGTCCAACAAGGCCATCGGCGTCTCGATGGGCCTGTCCGCGCTCACCGTCAAGAGCCACCTCGCCCGTATCGCGCGCAAGCTGGGCACCGGAGACCGCGCGGGGATGGTCGCGGTGGCCCTGCGTACCGGCATCATCCACTGA